The following are from one region of the Aspergillus chevalieri M1 DNA, chromosome 1, nearly complete sequence genome:
- a CDS encoding uncharacterized protein (COG:S;~EggNog:ENOG410PKAG), which yields MHRLPSPPLMANFSPFSSAASNTGSRAHSISSDPESWSRHSTSTMSQQTQNYGTSPENPWIFQPSTRRAFPSPFDSIDQVAAAKPLKQSWSDFDYHIPVSSGKYEPFPGPDFPFESIKSDPAPAPAPVYREFDHPARLPPTALSQDYDFGKRLDDAEIFAEASTRSAIEKSKSSTRHRSQRRPSNRDEFDGPHQYLKPPPGHEIAAQARELPHLPTNLDVSEQDHILNSVNDRLSKCAYDFIAKYQFPVPVEADKRTVNCATDREWTEWVYLLKRLATKRRIPARLLYNGQIKQLVTVLENSLEMRHAAKHQSRPIKDDRNVLQLISAGTQVAKILKDCCAMEFMDSLYIDTERLIHQRKSRRVKFAP from the exons TCAGCAGTGATCCCGAATCGTGGTCTCGTCACAG TACCAGTACCATGTCTCAACAAACCCAGAACTACGGAACCTCACCCGAGAACCCGTGGATCTTTCAACCAAG CACACGAAGAGCATTTCCTTCGCCTTTTGATTCCATTGACCAGGTTGCTGCAGCAAAGCCGCTCAAGCAGTCGTGGTCAGACTTTGACTACCACATCCCCGTGTCCTCGGGCAAATACGAGCCTTTCCCGGGTCCTGACTTTCCATTCGAAAGCATCAAGTCAGACCCGGCGCCGGCGCCGGCGCCTGTATATCGTGAATTCGATCACCCGGCTCGTCTGCCTCCGACAGCCCTGAGCCAGGACTACGACTTTGGTAAACGGTTGGACGATGCGGAAATCTTTGCTGAAGCTAGCACCCGCAGTGCCATCGAGAAGTCCAAAAGCTCTACCCGCCATCGCTCGCAAAGACGACCTTCCAACCGGGATGAATTCGATGGCCCACATCAATATCTGAAGCCTCCTCCTGGCCATGAGATAGCGGCCCAGGCACGGGAGCTGCCACACCTCCCCACTAACCTTGATGTTTCGGAGCAGGACCATATCCTGAATTCGGTCAATGACCGACTGTCGAAATGTGCATATGATTTCATTGCCAAGTACCAGTTCCCAGTTCCAGTGGAAGCAGACAAGAGAACAGTCAACTGCGCTACTGACCGAGAATGGACCGAATGGGTGTACCTTCTGAAGAGACTGGCCACCAAGCGCCGGATACCAGCCCGGTTGTTGTACAACGGCCAGATCAAGCAATTAGTTACAGTCCTGGAGAATTCCCTGGAAATGAGACATGCTGCCAAGCACCAGTCCCGGCCCATCAAGGATGATCGCAATGTGCTCCAGCTTATCTCCGCGGGGACTCAGGTCGCAAAGATCCTCAAGGATTGCTGTGCTATGGAGTTCATGGACAGTCTGTATATTGATACAGAGAGACTTATTCATCAACGAAAGAGTCGCCGTGTGAAGTTTGCGCCTTGA